One region of Chryseobacterium muglaense genomic DNA includes:
- a CDS encoding serine hydrolase domain-containing protein — MILIAKKGKTVYSKAFGFSDIENKTPLKKSDQFEIMSNTKQITSVLVLKEVEKGKIDLHAPIKKYLPNLKQTWADSVTVHQLLNHTHGIVDVEKPLIFKPGTDFKYGNLSNILLGKIIENVSGKTYRQLASKLFKQLKMNDTFCYSKNEGRNLVFGYINKENTFTKVENSMINEENLPADGVISTVNDLVIWNNNLHKGKVLSPKSYQLMTSESTKSQHAVFGKEKMGYGYNIRTAESNGIKYLGHTGLGDGFSSLNIYVPKSDLNIIILENQMNDNSDLFYYIEKVIKDIVFESELVKPSRTH; from the coding sequence ATTATTTTAATTGCTAAAAAAGGAAAAACAGTATATTCTAAAGCGTTTGGATTCTCCGATATTGAAAATAAAACTCCTCTGAAAAAGAGTGACCAGTTTGAAATCATGTCTAATACTAAACAAATTACCTCTGTTTTAGTTTTGAAAGAAGTCGAAAAAGGAAAAATTGACCTTCACGCTCCTATTAAAAAATATTTACCCAATTTAAAACAGACCTGGGCAGATTCTGTAACGGTTCATCAGCTATTGAATCACACCCACGGAATTGTAGATGTTGAGAAGCCATTGATTTTCAAACCGGGAACTGATTTTAAATATGGCAATCTTTCGAATATTCTTTTAGGAAAAATAATTGAAAATGTATCTGGTAAAACTTACCGTCAGTTGGCTTCAAAATTATTTAAGCAACTTAAAATGAATGATACTTTCTGCTATTCTAAAAATGAAGGGCGAAATCTTGTTTTTGGCTATATCAATAAAGAAAATACATTCACGAAAGTAGAAAATTCGATGATTAATGAAGAAAATTTACCCGCTGACGGAGTTATTTCTACGGTAAATGATTTAGTAATTTGGAATAACAATCTGCATAAAGGCAAAGTTTTAAGCCCGAAATCTTATCAATTAATGACTTCAGAATCTACAAAATCTCAACACGCTGTTTTCGGAAAAGAAAAAATGGGTTATGGTTACAATATCAGAACTGCTGAATCTAATGGCATAAAATATCTTGGTCACACAGGTTTAGGCGATGGTTTTTCTTCATTGAATATTTATGTTCCAAAATCAGATTTAAATATTATCATTCTTGAAAACCAAATGAATGATAATAGTGATTTGTTTTATTATATTGAAAAAGTAATTAAAGATATTGTCTTTGAAAGTGAACTTGTAAAACCATCTCGTACTCATTAA
- a CDS encoding SDR family NAD(P)-dependent oxidoreductase translates to MKSPNNLEKRSLRGKTVVVTGGTSGVGRAAVEAFAFEGCNIVIAARGQEALDETLKICKDLGVNAIAVSTDVSKAEEVDNLLKATLKEFGRIDIWVNNAGVMASGKFEEIPMELHEQVVKTNLFGYMHGAYSVLPLFKEQNEGILINNVSIGGFMPAPYSAVYSATKFGIRGMMECLHGEISDYPDIHIANLYPQIQRSTGNMHSAKYSGLDFKIPPFASDPRDTADKIVQLAKEPQKDLFPDFKSRALVNLYEMFPKVIINTASAGMRLMMKLKNAPPDSGNVLEPSSEPHRIYGETILPVPGKKTKIALVAGLGLGLAFILLKSRKSHQDIYLDG, encoded by the coding sequence ATGAAATCACCAAACAATTTAGAAAAAAGAAGCCTTCGCGGAAAGACGGTCGTTGTTACCGGAGGAACCAGCGGAGTCGGAAGAGCTGCTGTTGAAGCCTTTGCCTTTGAAGGTTGCAACATCGTTATCGCAGCAAGAGGTCAGGAAGCTTTAGATGAAACTTTAAAGATTTGTAAAGACTTAGGCGTAAATGCTATTGCAGTTTCTACCGATGTCTCGAAAGCTGAAGAGGTAGACAATCTTTTAAAAGCTACCCTAAAAGAATTTGGCAGAATTGATATCTGGGTAAACAATGCCGGAGTAATGGCAAGCGGAAAATTTGAAGAAATTCCGATGGAGCTTCACGAGCAGGTCGTTAAAACCAATCTTTTCGGATATATGCACGGAGCGTATTCGGTTTTACCACTTTTTAAAGAACAAAATGAAGGAATTCTCATCAATAATGTTTCAATTGGTGGATTTATGCCCGCTCCTTACAGTGCCGTTTATTCGGCAACAAAATTCGGAATCCGTGGAATGATGGAATGTCTTCATGGCGAAATTTCAGATTATCCCGACATTCATATTGCCAATCTGTATCCGCAAATTCAGAGGTCAACGGGAAATATGCATTCGGCAAAATATTCAGGATTAGATTTTAAAATTCCGCCATTTGCTTCAGACCCGAGAGATACCGCAGATAAAATTGTACAGTTGGCGAAAGAGCCGCAAAAAGATTTATTTCCGGATTTTAAATCGAGAGCATTGGTCAATTTATACGAAATGTTTCCAAAAGTAATTATCAATACCGCTTCTGCAGGAATGCGATTGATGATGAAACTAAAAAACGCACCACCCGATTCAGGAAATGTTCTTGAGCCTTCTTCAGAACCTCATCGAATTTATGGTGAAACGATCTTACCCGTTCCCGGAAAGAAAACAAAAATTGCTTTGGTTGCCGGACTAGGTTTAGGCTTAGCTTTTATATTGTTGAAATCAAGAAAGTCACATCAGGATATTTACCTGGATGGTTGA
- a CDS encoding LptA/OstA family protein, whose amino-acid sequence MKRLFTISGVFMLLLLSQNTFAQEKQSEDKIDYKSDEVKRNSKEKTIILQGNVVLKTKNISLGNAERVTIDEKNNKVTIYNPKDFKILYAKTVSKTGGSNKNIIVYNTKEESITFQ is encoded by the coding sequence ATGAAAAGACTTTTTACAATCTCTGGCGTTTTTATGCTACTTCTACTTTCTCAAAATACTTTTGCACAGGAAAAACAATCTGAAGATAAGATTGACTATAAAAGTGATGAAGTAAAACGAAACTCTAAGGAGAAAACAATTATTCTACAGGGAAATGTAGTTTTAAAAACAAAAAACATTTCTTTGGGAAATGCTGAAAGGGTAACGATAGACGAAAAAAACAATAAAGTTACTATTTACAATCCAAAAGATTTTAAAATTTTGTATGCTAAAACAGTATCAAAAACTGGTGGAAGTAACAAAAATATAATCGTTTATAATACGAAAGAAGAAAGTATCACCTTTCAATAA
- a CDS encoding GLPGLI family protein, whose amino-acid sequence MKTKLSILLLFITGLCFAQSNQFIYEYTFKMDSLNRDKSDTENMILQTSSKGSKFYSQVKAVYDSTMTAAFKDAQATQKTHFDFTNLKQSKVSTEVIKTYPDYKRTLKRSISSNRLLMVYDKKLNWEISKEKSKVLGYDVQMATTFLHGRKWKVWFATEIPIPDGPHEFYGLPGLIVKAEDSKGDHQFTLIATKKVAVDSDEMLSKKNKEIIIDEEKFRKLWGDYKKDPVKEMRQTSGSSSISAPVSVSSSITFDGKTYSQDDMLKLMEKERKDALKKTNNFLELDLYR is encoded by the coding sequence ATGAAAACAAAATTATCTATTCTGTTATTATTTATTACAGGTCTTTGCTTTGCACAATCTAATCAGTTTATTTATGAATACACTTTCAAAATGGATTCTCTGAACCGCGATAAATCTGATACCGAAAATATGATATTACAGACTTCTTCCAAAGGTTCTAAATTTTACAGTCAGGTAAAAGCTGTTTATGATTCTACCATGACTGCAGCATTTAAAGATGCACAGGCAACACAGAAGACCCATTTTGATTTTACAAATTTAAAACAATCTAAAGTAAGTACAGAGGTGATAAAAACCTATCCTGATTATAAAAGAACGTTAAAAAGAAGCATTAGTTCAAACCGTCTTTTAATGGTTTATGATAAAAAACTAAATTGGGAAATAAGTAAAGAAAAATCAAAAGTTCTGGGTTATGATGTTCAGATGGCAACAACTTTTTTGCACGGAAGGAAATGGAAAGTTTGGTTTGCAACAGAAATTCCGATCCCGGATGGGCCACACGAATTTTATGGTCTTCCCGGCTTGATTGTAAAAGCTGAAGACTCTAAAGGTGACCATCAATTTACGCTTATCGCAACAAAAAAGGTGGCTGTTGATTCTGATGAAATGCTGAGCAAAAAAAACAAAGAAATTATCATAGATGAAGAAAAATTCAGAAAATTATGGGGTGATTATAAGAAAGATCCTGTGAAAGAAATGCGACAAACTTCAGGTTCCTCAAGTATTTCCGCTCCTGTATCCGTTTCATCATCAATTACTTTCGATGGTAAAACATATTCACAAGATGACATGTTAAAATTGATGGAAAAAGAAAGAAAAGATGCACTTAAAAAAACAAACAATTTTCTCGAGCTCGATTTATACAGATAA
- a CDS encoding M23 family metallopeptidase: MKLFKVFFIFSFFCFSFYKAQELPKEEYYQFSYNRNIEYKNDTITINIENPLFSPLRVNIFSSYLKDKKVIDDTIKLVIKENSEVEIKLSAKNLESSQFNFKINQAFGDDSKTIKHNNIALPFPKGKTYNIMQSNKGSFSHDDNYNKYAVDFNMKVGDTITSADDGFVVGVIKDYEYGGNDRKWRNFANYITIYHPQSGLFTQYVHLKKNGSFVKVGDAVKRNQPIGLSGETGFASGEHLHFNVLIPEKGKTLISVPFSFENNISSKSLKKNMKVTNK, encoded by the coding sequence ATGAAACTCTTTAAAGTATTCTTCATTTTTTCATTTTTTTGCTTTTCTTTTTATAAAGCGCAAGAACTTCCAAAAGAAGAATATTATCAGTTTTCTTACAATAGAAATATTGAATATAAGAATGATACCATTACTATAAACATTGAAAATCCTTTATTTTCTCCATTGAGAGTAAATATTTTTTCGAGTTATTTAAAAGATAAAAAAGTAATTGATGATACCATCAAATTAGTTATTAAAGAGAATTCAGAAGTTGAAATTAAATTATCGGCAAAAAATTTGGAAAGCTCACAGTTTAATTTTAAAATCAATCAGGCATTTGGTGACGATAGCAAAACGATTAAACATAATAATATTGCGCTCCCATTTCCAAAAGGTAAAACATACAATATTATGCAATCTAATAAAGGCAGTTTTAGTCATGATGATAATTATAATAAATATGCTGTAGATTTTAATATGAAAGTTGGTGATACGATTACAAGTGCAGATGATGGTTTTGTTGTGGGAGTGATTAAAGATTACGAATACGGTGGAAACGATAGAAAATGGAGAAATTTTGCAAACTATATTACCATTTATCATCCTCAGAGCGGATTATTTACACAATATGTACATTTAAAAAAGAACGGAAGTTTTGTGAAAGTTGGTGATGCCGTAAAAAGAAATCAACCTATTGGTTTAAGCGGTGAGACAGGTTTTGCTTCAGGTGAACATTTGCATTTTAATGTTTTAATACCTGAAAAAGGAAAGACATTAATATCAGTTCCGTTCAGTTTTGAAAATAACATTTCCTCTAAAAGTTTAAAAAAGAATATGAAAGTGACCAACAAATAA
- a CDS encoding DsbA family oxidoreductase: MKIEIWSDVMCPFCYIGKKNFEQALENLPFKDEVKVEWKSFQLDPTLKNSETKTTAEYFREKKGFPEEQAKQMTNQVIQMGKASGIDFNFEKALITNTFTAHKLLHLAKKYNKSSEMEEELFKAHFLDGKNVGDIDTLVSLAVSLGIDTEEAKQSLQSEEFDYEINQDILEARNNSISGVPFFILNGKYAVSGAQPAEVLKNALTQTYEETVVPFKDNTQNNLSCDADGCSI, encoded by the coding sequence ATGAAAATAGAAATCTGGTCGGATGTGATGTGTCCGTTTTGCTATATAGGAAAGAAAAATTTTGAACAGGCATTGGAAAATTTGCCTTTTAAAGATGAAGTAAAAGTAGAGTGGAAGAGCTTTCAGCTAGACCCGACTTTAAAAAATTCTGAAACCAAAACAACTGCAGAATATTTCAGAGAGAAAAAAGGTTTTCCGGAAGAGCAGGCAAAACAAATGACCAATCAGGTAATACAAATGGGAAAAGCTTCAGGAATTGATTTTAATTTTGAAAAAGCTTTGATTACCAATACTTTTACTGCTCATAAACTTCTTCATTTAGCAAAAAAATATAATAAATCTTCAGAAATGGAAGAGGAGTTGTTTAAAGCTCATTTTCTGGATGGGAAAAACGTAGGCGACATTGATACGCTTGTTTCTTTGGCCGTTTCTTTAGGAATAGATACCGAGGAGGCAAAACAATCGTTACAGTCTGAAGAATTCGATTACGAAATCAATCAGGATATTTTAGAAGCCAGAAATAATAGCATTTCAGGAGTTCCATTTTTTATTCTGAATGGTAAATATGCAGTTTCAGGCGCACAACCTGCAGAAGTTTTGAAAAATGCTTTAACTCAGACTTATGAGGAAACCGTAGTTCCTTTTAAAGATAATACACAAAATAATCTTTCTTGTGATGCAGACGGTTGTTCAATTTAA